A genomic window from Sanguibacter antarcticus includes:
- the ispG gene encoding flavodoxin-dependent (E)-4-hydroxy-3-methylbut-2-enyl-diphosphate synthase — MPEAPAPVLAPRRKTRKIKVGKVFVGGDAPVSVQSMTTTPTTDINGTLQQIAALTAAGCDIVRVAVPSPDDALALPAIAKKSQIPVIADIHFQPKYVFAAIDAGCAAVRVNPGNIRKFDDQIKEIAKAASDAGVSIRIGVNAGSLDPRLLAKYGKATPEALVESAVWEASLFEEHGFHDFKISVKHNDPVIMVRAYELLSERGDWPLHLGVTEAGPAFQGTIKSATAFGALLSRGIGDTIRVSLSAPPVEEVKVGIQILQALNLRPRKLEIVSCPSCGRAQVDVYTLAEKVTAGLEGLDVPLRVAVMGCVVNGPGEAREADLGVASGNGKGQIFVRGEVVKTVPEALIVETLIEEAMRIAETMERAPGEGGAAVVTVS; from the coding sequence ATGCCAGAAGCCCCTGCGCCCGTGCTGGCGCCCCGTCGCAAGACGCGGAAGATCAAGGTCGGGAAGGTGTTTGTCGGCGGTGACGCTCCCGTGAGCGTGCAGTCGATGACGACCACTCCGACGACCGACATCAACGGCACCCTTCAACAGATCGCGGCGCTGACCGCGGCAGGCTGCGACATCGTACGTGTCGCGGTGCCGAGTCCCGACGATGCACTGGCGCTGCCAGCGATCGCGAAGAAGTCCCAGATCCCGGTCATCGCGGACATCCACTTCCAGCCGAAGTACGTCTTCGCCGCCATCGACGCCGGGTGCGCCGCGGTCCGAGTGAACCCGGGGAACATTCGCAAGTTCGACGACCAGATCAAGGAGATCGCGAAGGCCGCCAGCGACGCCGGCGTCTCCATCCGCATCGGGGTCAACGCGGGGTCCCTCGATCCCAGGCTGCTCGCGAAGTACGGCAAGGCGACACCCGAGGCACTCGTCGAGTCCGCCGTGTGGGAGGCGTCCCTCTTCGAGGAGCACGGCTTCCACGACTTCAAGATCTCGGTGAAGCACAACGACCCGGTGATCATGGTTCGTGCGTACGAGCTGCTGTCCGAGCGCGGCGACTGGCCGCTGCACCTCGGCGTGACCGAGGCCGGTCCTGCATTCCAGGGCACCATCAAGTCGGCGACCGCGTTCGGAGCACTCCTCTCGCGCGGTATCGGCGACACGATCCGAGTCTCGCTCTCCGCGCCGCCCGTGGAAGAGGTGAAGGTCGGCATCCAGATCCTCCAGGCGCTCAACCTTCGTCCCCGCAAGCTCGAGATCGTCTCCTGCCCGTCGTGCGGGCGCGCACAGGTCGACGTGTACACGCTGGCAGAGAAGGTCACTGCTGGGCTCGAGGGGCTCGACGTCCCGCTCCGTGTCGCGGTGATGGGCTGCGTCGTCAACGGTCCCGGTGAAGCTCGAGAAGCGGATCTCGGTGTCGCATCCGGTAACGGCAAGGGCCAGATCTTCGTCCGCGGAGAGGTCGTCAAGACCGTCCCCGAGGCGCTCATCGTCGAGACGCTCATCGAGGAAGCGATGCGCATCGCCGAGACCATGGAGCGCGCTCCGGGAGAAGGCGGCGCGGCAGTCGTCACGGTGAGCTGA
- a CDS encoding M50 family metallopeptidase, whose amino-acid sequence MAYLVGVLVMVVGVLVSIGLHEIGHMVPAKRFGVRVSQYMVGFGPTLWSTTRGETEYGLKAIPLGGYVRLVGMYPPGDPRRAEKTGRIAELIQSARDASADEIYPGEEHRAFYNLSSPKKVVVMLGGPVMNLLIAIVLTTAVVVGFGQLEPTTTLERVSTCVLPLDAPADAACTDADLAAPAAAAGLLPGDTIVAFGGDDVSGWDQLADQIAQTGGETTSIVVERDGQRVETEITPVVTDRPVYDADGAPTVDASGDAITEPAGFLGIGPTEELEGQSITLVPGMIGERLSQTASVMLTLPQRLVDVAQAVFGDEERDENSVIGVVGIGRFAGEITSSDVDGYGVELMSADLLMILAGLNIALFTFNLIPLLPLDGGHVLGALYEGARRQVARVRGRERSLPADTARMMPLAYGVFVVLAAMGVLLVYADIVKPIRLT is encoded by the coding sequence ATGGCTTACCTCGTCGGCGTGCTGGTGATGGTGGTCGGCGTGCTCGTGTCGATCGGTCTCCACGAGATCGGTCACATGGTGCCGGCGAAGCGCTTCGGCGTCCGTGTCAGCCAGTACATGGTGGGTTTCGGTCCCACCCTGTGGTCCACCACACGAGGGGAGACCGAGTACGGCCTCAAGGCGATCCCTCTGGGTGGCTATGTGCGCCTCGTCGGTATGTATCCGCCGGGCGACCCGCGCCGTGCTGAGAAGACGGGACGGATTGCCGAGCTGATCCAGTCCGCCCGCGACGCCAGCGCTGACGAGATCTACCCGGGGGAGGAGCACCGGGCATTCTACAACCTCTCGTCTCCGAAGAAGGTCGTCGTCATGCTCGGCGGACCGGTGATGAACCTCCTCATCGCGATCGTGCTCACCACTGCCGTGGTGGTCGGGTTCGGTCAGCTCGAGCCCACGACCACTCTCGAGAGGGTCTCCACCTGCGTCCTGCCGCTCGACGCGCCGGCTGACGCCGCGTGCACAGATGCTGACCTCGCGGCGCCCGCAGCAGCGGCAGGTCTGCTCCCGGGCGACACGATCGTCGCGTTCGGGGGAGACGACGTCTCCGGCTGGGACCAGCTTGCTGACCAGATCGCGCAGACCGGAGGCGAGACCACAAGCATCGTCGTCGAGCGCGACGGACAGCGGGTAGAGACCGAGATCACACCGGTGGTCACCGACCGCCCTGTCTACGACGCGGACGGTGCCCCGACGGTCGACGCGTCCGGCGACGCGATCACCGAACCCGCCGGGTTCCTGGGCATCGGCCCGACAGAGGAGCTCGAGGGACAGTCCATCACGCTCGTCCCCGGGATGATCGGGGAGCGGCTCTCGCAGACCGCGAGCGTCATGCTCACCCTTCCGCAACGCCTCGTCGACGTGGCGCAAGCTGTGTTCGGCGACGAGGAGCGCGACGAGAACTCGGTGATCGGTGTCGTCGGCATCGGCCGGTTCGCGGGGGAGATCACGTCGTCTGACGTCGACGGCTATGGTGTCGAGCTCATGTCGGCCGACCTGCTCATGATCCTCGCCGGACTGAACATCGCCTTGTTCACGTTCAACCTCATCCCGCTCCTGCCGCTCGACGGCGGGCACGTCCTCGGAGCGCTCTACGAGGGCGCACGACGCCAGGTCGCCCGCGTCCGTGGCCGAGAACGTTCTCTCCCTGCGGACACCGCACGGATGATGCCTCTCGCCTATGGCGTGTTCGTCGTTCTCGCAGCCATGGGCGTCCTGCTGGTGTATGCCGACATCGTCAAACCCATCCGCCTGACGTGA